aggggagggctccgcaaatttcgaccgcctggggttcttcaacgcgctcctaaatataagcacacgggcctctagcatttcgcctccatcgaaatgcggccgctgcggtcggaattcgatcccgcgaccttcgggtcaacagtcgagcaccataatcactagaccaccgcggtagGTTAATTTCCCTCCTTTTCATGCATATTTGCGACAAATCGATAATAGCGATGATCCGGTGTAAAACggccacagcaaaaaaaaaagacaaaaacaacCTACGCGTGATAAATGGTCTTTCCTTGACAGCCTGCATTGTTTAGTCTTCCTGTGTTCATGCAACTCACACTATTTATTAAATACTAACtttattcaacccccccccccccccctacttctgCACCCTGCTAAAGCCTACATGGTCCTCAGCAGCGGGAAGAAAGGGTGAGTTCCTTTACCGACCCCAAGTGACGAGCTGCGATTTCGGCGGCCCACTGACGGAAGATGGAGACCCAAACAAGTTGTTCGTCGCCGTCCGTCACGTCATTTCTGAGGCAAGGAATCCTCGTTTAGCATTCGTGTTTCCTTTCACCGCTGCTGTTGACCAGTGGCATCAGCGAGGATGTTCGTAAAGAAGCCGTTCACCGAGATCTTATCATAAACTTGGTTTTGTACTCTCGAAGTTTTAAAGCGCGATCTACCTAGATAGCAATAAATCTAAAGCTTTACAAAGAACTAAATAAAGACGATCGCAAAAATTGTTCATGCTGCAAATCGGCTCTGCGGAATGCCCACTTagaagcacgaagccacaagggtggttgtcaatttcccgtgcttgacccttccgccaccttgcaggattccgcaACACTGACCTTCAATATTCTGTGTCCACGCGCTTCGAGTTGTCCATGAATTCTCCCTCACGCAGCCAGTTGccagcttcctggttagctcagtcgTTAGAGTGAGCGCTCCGGATATGCGTTGGTCCCAGATTCGATCCCggcaccaggacgaatttttcggtaaCTAAGGAgctctttctttctgagaaatcagtatggatttaCTTGTGTGCTTCGTGCTATAATCGGGtcgttgtcaatttccctttcctaAAAGTTACTCATATTGCTAAAACATGCTATCACAATTCTATTTTGCTTGATTTCGTGATAGAAGGTTGGATACAATAAAAAGTAAAgacttaattttcttttttctacttTTTGTTATTAGCTGTTTCCGAATAAAAGTCTACCGAAGATGCCGAAACGAAAGCGCAAGATGGAATTCGGGCCTATCAGTACGACGAACGTAAGCAGACGAAATTTTGTACGAATATGTGCGAACAATGATTTTGAGCATTCAAGAAACACGAAGTTGCTTAACATAATATGACTAACTTGAGTTTTTGAATATTGCAATGCATAGACACTGAATGCAAGATTTCTTGTTGAGCTAATTAAGACATTTATGTTAATTATGCACGTTCTAAGCATAATTTTATGCTCTCGGTGCCTCGTACAAAGGAGCGCAAATCAAAATCGCAGTCCTGTCGTTAGTGCTTCTTTCGTTCTCGTCGTTTCTCGCTATTTATGTACCCTTCAAGAACGTAAATCATCTTTGCGTGCCGCActgtattagtttttttttagggATCCAATTAAAAGTAACCGAATTATAACCCTGAAGACACTGCATATTTTTTACTTGATATACACACGCCTAACCCGTGTTTTTCCTTCTTTCATCAAAGATGTTTGGCATCGCGGGGCTTCAGTACATTGCCCGTCGTGGTCTATCAGTGTCATCGCAATATCCGCTCACCTTTGAACAAGTTGGTCACGTAAGTATGGGCTGTTTTCTATACACCAGTATATCGCTGCTTCACAATGTTTTTCATGTTCATGTCATCGCAAAAACATGATTAGAGAGCGCGAAACGGTGAGCACACACTTCATGGGGATTAACGTCTCAAACAACAACTTGCTAATGAGAAGCGCGATCGGTTACGCGGGTTAAActtacatatatttttttctttcttttcttctgatGCAGCAAAATTTAAGCACAGGATTTGTTTTCGCAAACCATCAACATAGAAATGAGATCTCTCCACGATTCCAAACCGTGGTCTCCACCGGTAAACAATATTAACCATGCACTGCGGAGGACATATGTTATCTGAAACTTACAAACAGCGTCTGCGTGTAGAATGATTTATAAGTACTTTAaagttgtgcttttttttttcaagcgagaGCTACAAAGCCAGACTGGATAAGGCGGCATTTTGTATTCGTGAATATTGAAGGGCATTTTTGTTAGCAGTCGGCTGTCTTTTGCTGCGTAAATTTCTACCATTTCCGCAAAATTCCATTCCTAAATTCTCTTGTGTGTTAGCAAGAAATGACATGTCGCTTATAGCGATACCATCGAAGGCGTCATGTTAGACGAGTCGTACAAAGATACTGTTTGTTACACAGCATTTCTTACTTTATCTGAATATTCGTGAAGAAAGGCGTTTAGATCTCAGACCCTCAGGGCACCTCTTAAGGGTTTCTACATATGGAGTATATTATGTAACTTGTCCGTGAATAGCTTTAGCTACGTAAAGTACCCATTATATAAGCTGTCGTCTGTGAATAGCTTTGCCATTCATGGACGACGGCCTACTTACTTTAAGGCATACCAGACATTGCCATAATCAAGACATGACCCCTTATTTCGCGCGTAATGACCATTTAAAACACTCATTTTTTCCCCTGAACCATCGGCGAATGGAACGCACTGCCCTTAACGTGCTTTTCCGGAACGTGGCAATCCTGATTTCGGGAAGTCATTTCTTAATAATCTTTATTGTTGACTATGTCATTGCTTTGTCTGTAATTTGACAGCTCTTGAACGTGCACTTTATACTTGTTTATTGTGTTTCGCTGAATACTGATGTTACAGAGTAATTGTTGCTTTATTCAGTTCGTAAACGGCGCGATTCTGTTATGTTCATATTTTGTCCTCCTTGCTTGGTCGCCGGAAgtagtatgtactaaataaagtaaagataaaaataaatatcTTCTCGAGCTGATAGTCAAAACAGGTCACTTTTCATTTTTGTCGTCGTGAATTTTTTGCAGGCTCACGGTTTGATGTTGTACGATGCGACTCTCACCTATCAGCCGCATGAGCCTAGCCATGCTCAGTGTGGAAGGCATTCGAGACAGCGGATACGTCTACGTTGATGGCGTAAGTATATATGTCAGACAGCCCTGCTATTAACGGTTGTACCGGAAACATACATAAAAAAACACTGCAATATAAGAACCCACGCGTTGAACCATGACATACCTTCAATAAGGtggagagctgggctagttggcgactgatcattataccgtgcggtgaagtagcgcactttggacggggacaaaggaGACAAGAagaacacgacactcgctacagtCGCAACCGAATTtattttagtaaaaaaaaaatacttcatatatatgcacccacgcacccccgagcgacacagaaatgaactaaCAGCACAATGCTAACTTATCAAAAAACAAATTTTGTGCGCACCCAAGCGATAGGACGATCGAGTCATGTGTAAAAATGAACTTCTTGTCtcctttgtccccgtccaaagtgcgctgcTTCACCGTACGGTATGATGACATACCTTCATCTTGTTCTGCAGTTACCAGAACGTAAGGAAGGAATGGCAGGCTATAAAGAACCAGTACTGCTTTTGGGATAGGACGCAGAAGTCCAACTTGATTGCACACTGCAGGGATATCGTTTCAATCAACCATAACACATTTTCTTCTCCCGATTCATTCTATTGCTTGCTATAACTACGTATTCGATGGCTAAGATTCAGCCACTATCGCTTTAGTAACGTCATTTTTGCTTCACGACTCTTCTTCCTAAAGAAAAGTAAAAGTGAGAAAAAATGGTAACTGACGTTTCTGACTGCTATATCCCTTCTGACACTTAACTCCACAGCTTTGCCAAAAATAGAATACGGTCGGTCGCTCAGGTAATAGCTGAACGCGTTACGATCGAAGATGACTTCACGAGCTATCTCAACAAGTGGCGTTAATATTGTCTAACCTTCTTTCGGTGTTACGTTACACGTACTTAGCAGTATTGTCACCGTATGCTAGTTATTTTTGTTAAAACGTCTCCGCAGCGTGTTGTGTTGGCACCATTTTCTACAAAGTATAGCAAAAAGTTCAGTTATGTTGTCTTATCTGCTGAATATATGTCCTAACACCGTGTGCAGTTAAACTTTGGGATGTACTAAAGAACCATAGCTCGGAGGTGTACACTTGACTCTGAGCTCTCTTCTATATTTTGTGCAGCACCTTGTCGCCACGTTAGTGCTGCTTTGAATTGTGGAAGGTTatcaacaatttttatttcgaCCTTAATATCTTCCTTCTATTTTTATTAAGGTTTTTGTAGATTCCGTATCCCGTGCGGAGAACAATACCGCCGTGATGATTAAAGCAAAACTACACCAAGTACTGACAATTCTCGTTCATGACGAAGGCAGGATTTCATCCGGGAAAGGCCTGGGCGAAAGCAAGGTGCGTGTTGCATGACTTTCTAGTTTTATCGCATCAGTATTTTGACTCGGTGACCTATCAGTGATTAATTTTGCTGGGTGTCATTTCTGAACGCGATGGTCATGGACTGTCAAAGAAGCGAGAGACAGACTAGCACAGCGCCAGCTTTGGGTTTCACGCGTGAGTGTATAAAGATAGCAAGAGGGCTTTCACTGGCTGAACCAGTACGGACTGTAATAACGCTTACTGTGGAAAAAGCAAGTGACTGCATTGATTCCTTGCGTTTTGAAAATTTTGCATCGAAGCTGTAAATGGATAGGATTCCGTGTAACCATCGTGTCCATCAACAAAAACGTCAGTGCTGAGATCATTTGCGTGGCTAGTTTCCTCCGGCTAGCGATCGAAAACGGCTTGGAATCAGGGGGTAGGATTAGATTAGGAAACTATTATCAGCTATTTCGCAAGATATGGGAGATCACTGGAAGTGAGACGCTCGCCCGGCAGTGGACATTAAACGCTGACGATGATGACAGTGTGTGCCATCATTGAATTGCCcgtattgtttgtttgttttttttctcgttttttttttcgtctgacaGGGGATTGTCTATAACGTGACGTTGGACAGGATCATGCTGACAAACTGGATCATGCGGCCAGTCCCACTCACCAATGCCAGCTGGCTCACAGATTACAATCAAATGCGTTCAATCCGAAAGCAGATCCCCCTGAAAGCAGCCAGTTCAGCCTTCGAGGTGCGCGTCTTTGCTGCTGAGTTCGAGCTTCCTTACGCAGAGCTGTACGACACGTTCTTGAGACCTGACCAGAAGACGAAGGTAAGCGGCATCAGGACGGTCGACGGTCGAACGTGCACAGACGTGTTTTCCCAACTACGTTGTTCATCTTGCAGCGAATAGCTGTTTATCTTACGTGTCTCAAGCGCGAATCTAGATTTTCTTCAAGGAAGAGATCTGGCTTTGAGgtgacccgccacagtggtctagtggtcatggtgctcgactgctcaccctgaggtcgcgggatcgaatcccggccgcggcggccgcaatttcgttggagacgaaaatgcttgtgGTCTGTGTACTTAgacataggtgcacgttaaagaacccgaggtggtagaaatttatggagccttccactaaggcgtcccccattatcatatcgtggtttggggacgttaaaccccaacaactagtaatcatattcgtagctcaaaaaaacaagacgcagacacaagtaaggaacacaattaatgtctagcgcccgtcctgtgtatgtgtttctTACTTGCGTCTGCgtcttgttttttgcgctacgaatatgatcacaagtgattcaaaccaactagcccgcatcaccgccttgactgcCCAACAACTATTAGGCTTTGAGGTGGTGGTTGATGATCATAGTGGCACGCATTCTTAGagctaataataatcatcataGTAATACGCGTCCCACTGAGGCTTTTAGCGGCACAGTAAGAGGGCAGGAGGATTTCATAAGTTGGTCTCGGAACGTAAACTTCAATGCACCGCGCACACAAGCTGCTAAAGGGATGTCAGGACATCAGGACATCCGGACATCCCCTGAATCCGCGCATGCGTGTACTTCAGAACGCCATGGCGTACGTTCCCACTGTCATTGTGTCTTCCAGGTAACCTCTTTTGCATAATACATGCGTACATAATTGGGGGTTTCTGTATGCCACGTCTAGATTTACGTCACCTGAAGCTCGACTCCGCGCTGGTTCCAGACTTGATAAACAGGCGCGAGTACCGCGTCATTGTAAGAAAATGCGATTTGGGCTATGACGTTGCGCTGCTGTATAAGTAAGCACACGAGGACGCAGGTTGGATTtcaggccacggcggccgcaattctgTGCGGAAGAAACGCATAAAAAACCATGTTTATGCACTTCCGCGGAGTTAGGTGAATGCAGCTCATATGGTCAAGGTTTAATCCCAAGTCCCCCTAAtgcggcgtgcctgataatcatatcgtggtcttgggcaCGGGAAACCTCAGAATTGAATTTCACTCTATTACTAAGCTATGCTGGCGGCCGTCCCTACATCCATGCTCTTGAGTGTTTTATTTATATGTACAAGATTTTATCCTGGCAGCTATCGTCAACGCTGCtcaaggaaataataataattgttggggttttacgtccaaaacctcgatataattATGGGACGCCGTTCTGGAGGGTTCCGGTAATTTTGAactcctggtgttctttaacgtgcacctaaatccaagtacacgggcctctagcattttgcctccatcaaaatgcggacgccgcggccgggattcgatcccgcgacctttaggtcagcattcgagcaccataaccacgagaccaccgtggcggctcgCCGCTCAAGGTCATGGTGGTACGTGTGACGCAACATTTTGACCCTTGGTGTCACGATTAATACGTGAACTTTAATGCGTAAACCTGCGCTGCTTTCATCTAATGAAAGGTGGAAATTGCGCACTTGTCCGGATCACTGCAGGAACCGCGTGTGCGAGATATACATGTTAACGGGACAAAATATTCTGAACAGGACATAATTAATGCAGCGGGAAGTCAGTTCGATGCACACTGTTCCTAAGATTACTGGACGAGACTTCCGAATAGAAGTGAAGTACACATGTATAATAGAGTGACTGCATAAGTAGTGTCTTGCTTCCGCATGACTCGAACATGGGATCTTTCGACGGATGGCTGTCTCATTAAGCCACCTCCTGTTTCTTGCTGATGCCGTTCTGTTCGTGTTAATGGATCGTCAGCCCTAAGTTATTCTGATAGAAGTGCTGTCTatgttggcgttttttttttcctattttcgtCTTGGCTCCTCTTGGTGCCGAGTTTTTGGATGATAGCAGTAATCGAGTTAGTGGGATATCAGAGTCGCTCGAGAGCCCGGTTTGTTTTGTCTCTGTATTTTTAGAACAATTGTCATGTTTTATAGGCATGGTACGGTCTTGAATTATATCTGCTTCCATCAGTTTCAGAAACTCGACATATTTTTTCTCTCGTAAACACGGCACATTCCATCAAAATGTGATCTCGCGTAGCAACATATGTAAAAGGACAATGCATTTGGCAAGGACACGTTGCCGGGTTGGCTGTTGGAGATTCATTACACGTActagcgcaacacgacagagaccgagagagaagccACTAACatagcgctaactttcaactaaaagCCATCTTGGGATCCAGTGCCAGAGGTGCGGATGCGTCCCACTTTTCGAAAATACGCGCATTATAAATAGGCTCATAGCAGAATGACCTGCGAAATTATAGATGCAtatgaaattttaaaaaaattaaagagaAATGTGTGAGCGTGCCGTCTTTGTCAGAGAGGTTCCTAGATTCCTCGCCTTTAAATGACAAGACACATTCTGATTCCAGTGATGACAGGTGCGAGTTCTGTACACTATCTTTGTTTACTTGGCTTTGTTATCGGTCCGCTGTCTTTGTATAAATAGCACGTGTGATCGTAAAATAAAGCTTTTAGTTGAAATttagcgccgtgtttgtgtcttctctctcggtccctGTAGTGTTGCGCTGCTCCGTGTAAATGGACAATGCACTTTGGAACTCGGAATCTCTTTTCTCGTAGACACGGCAACATTTCATCAAAATATGCACCCGCGTAGCCTCATATATAAAAACACAATGCATTCACTTTGCAAGTGCCTGCAACCCAACTCAGTCCCTGGTTCAGTTAAGTCCGCGGCGTTCAGTTAATGCGATGATTAGCAGCCTCTTGAGTGTAATTTTCTTTTTCCGGTTGAAACACGAGACGACTCTTGCTAAGCGGTTAATCTGCGCCACTCTCACCTCATTTGTATTTCGTCTCTCGTGCTTACTTTGGTTGTTGCGTGATAAGCGCTGCGCAGACACAGCGACGTCAAAAACACGCAAATCGCGCATTAACTACAAAACCTGATTTTTGCATTGCGCGTACATTTACGAATGTTAGGAGCGGGGCAGCGAAATAATGAATGGTGGAAAGATACCCCTGGTAATAGAAAGTTTCGTTCATACGCATGTAAACCGGAACTATAGACAAGTAGATCGCTCTGTAAGTTAACAACTTAGAAGGTTCATCGTAGAAaatttgaagcagcttcactggCTTAACGTCGCGAACGCTGGTGGCAGCGGACCTGGTGGCGTCAAACTGCTATTTGCTTGGCTTTGCTCTCTATTAGTTTTGCCACCACTACTTGACCCGCTAGACTAGTTGTATACAGCTTCttgactgatgacccgaaggtcgcgggatcgaatcccggccgtggtggccgcattttaggtggaggcgaaaatgctagaggcgtACTTAgattagatttaggcgcacgttaaaaaacaccagatggtctaaatttccgaatacctccactacggcgtccctcatcatatcgtggttttgggacgtaaaacccctgcaATTATTACATATTATTTGTTAAATTTTAGCCGTGCCAAGTAAAGGAAAATGGACGATACAAACGCTAttcaactagctcaactttctgtcgttgTTAGAATGCTTGCTGACACACCGTTCTTCTTATCGCCATCATGAGCTGCTAACTGCGCTTGATGTATATCTATCCGATGGGTCTCGTAACCTTCTGCAGTGCCTATGAAAGCGACCTGACCCTGTAAAGTATTGGCAGGAATATCAGTGTTCTCTAAAAGCAAGCTGCAGCTTTGAAACTCTTGTGTGTATTCAAGAGTCTGTAAACAGTGATGTGCGTGTAATCCGGCTTCTTGTTGCCGCTTTTGCATGCAGGGTATTGCGTTTCTGAACGGTTTCAACCTGGGTCGCTACTGGCCGGCCAGGGGGCCCCAGAAAACTCTGTACGTGCCTCGCACGTTGTTCAGGAAGAAGAACCTGCTTGTGCTCGTCGAGCTCGAAGGGGGCTTCTACAGGGGTGGCAAGCCCCCCGTCGTTCACTTCGAAGACAAACCAGAGCTCCACGGGACGGTACACAAGATGGACGAATAAACGTGACAGAATCTAGTTCTCTTTCGCTTTATcgaacccgccacggtgttctttctagtggttatggtgctggactactgacccgaaggtcgcgggatcgaatcccggccgtggtggccgcattttaggtggaggcgaaaatgctcgaggcccgtgtgcttagatttaggtgcacgttaaataaccccaggtggtcgaaatttccgtcataatcaaatcgtggttttgggacgtaaaaccccaacaattattattttgctTTATCAAGAATGTCGGGTTTACTTGAAATTCTTGCTCCGCACCAGTGTTTCTCAAAATGTGTGTTTCGCGCACTATCGTGGTTCGATCATCAGAAAAAGGTAAAGCGtgcacacaaaaacaaaaaaccgtgcagacagcacaaacgccgactatcaatTGAAAGGGCGCActgtggcggaaaagaaagtagacacaaaACGTACGTGCGCGTTCTCATGTATGATAGCACCATGAGTCAATCGGGCACACGTGTGCGGGGTCTATTCGAGAGAGAACTGTTTAGgccatttcatttcttctttacgCAAGCTAATTGAAGGCTGCTCGCGCATGCGCTTCCATTACTGTTGATATCCCAAGCCTTGACCATTAGGCGAGTTTCCTCGTTCTTGTGTCTCTATGACTCTGCGCATTTGTCGCAATTTCGAGTGCATTTACAGTCACGACAATGCTGCAGAAGATTAGACGGCGATCCTCCGGTTAACGACCTTCTATGATAAGTTAATCTCTGATTAATACAACAGCCTGTTTGCTCTTGTCTCCTTGTTTAAACGCCTTAAATCCTTGCatgatgaatccctaccaactataCCTCTGCTTTCTGTTGTCctaagtttcactttcgtggctCCTTGGTCATGACGGAAACCAA
This window of the Rhipicephalus sanguineus isolate Rsan-2018 chromosome 2, BIME_Rsan_1.4, whole genome shotgun sequence genome carries:
- the LOC125757121 gene encoding beta-galactosidase-1-like protein, whose protein sequence is MRLSPISRMSLAMLSVEGIRDSGYVYVDGVFVDSVSRAENNTAVMIKAKLHQVLTILVHDEGRISSGKGLGESKGIVYNVTLDRIMLTNWIMRPVPLTNASWLTDYNQMRSIRKQIPLKAASSAFEVRVFAAEFELPYAELYDTFLRPDQKTKGIAFLNGFNLGRYWPARGPQKTLYVPRTLFRKKNLLVLVELEGGFYRGGKPPVVHFEDKPELHGTVHKMDE